The Gouania willdenowi chromosome 20, fGouWil2.1, whole genome shotgun sequence genome window below encodes:
- the LOC114454329 gene encoding band 4.1-like protein 3 isoform X10 — protein MTTEPGEPRPSEAESVLELKQDDGGRACCSLGEDSISHLSSTSRISRSPVRPMGFRTMQTRVALLDGSLFTCLMEKRSRGLVLFDKVCEHLNLLERDYFALSFKDTDNNKNWLDPAKEMKKQVRGVPYNFSFNVKFYPPDPAHLSEDISRYFLCLQLRQDIVSGRLPCSFVTQTILGSFTVQSELGDYDPDESSDVSELSFAPNQTKEMEEKIIELHKTYRGMSPAEAEMNFLENVKKLSMYGVDLHHAKDSEGVAIMLGVVSSGLLVYRDRLRINRFSWSKISKISYKRNNFYIKVRPEQFEHFDSIIGFKLANHRAAKRLWKVSVEHHSFFRLVSPEEPSRRFLSLGSKFRFSGRTQVQSRRASAQICRPPPHFPRCISKRSILSRSLDGASRNTPTSSLIGCSVFPTANDGTYKDSGLYAASKAIAVSDIIATVTPGMRGVEPVEAVSCDSTVDDVPLVDEKTTDGPETKMELTDTVVDGELTATESDEELKTQEASESPEEDLKALSSLRVLRQSFLEENRGENEGQTEWDRRFCLRTIEDSPMIEPLDVQQPIRERSCTLGRSYVTMTTGSEPELRDVITGQPLITICEVQTPTSPEAMPTICDVISDLIWGGARTLDLCVMSSFRSLNSASSSRTSPSSPTVVR, from the exons ATGACGACGGAGCCAGGTGAACCTCGCCCTTCGGAGGCGGAGTCTGTCCTGGAGTTGAAGCAG GACGACGGGGGCCGTGCTTGCTGCTCATTGGGCGAGGACTCTATCAGTCACCTGTCATCAACCAGTAGGATCAGCCGCTCACCAGTCAGACCTATGGGCTTTAGGACCATGCAGACCAGGGTGGCCCTGCTGGACGGGTCACTGTTCACCTGCTTAATGGAG aagagAAGTCGTGGTCTGGTTCTGTTTGATAAAGTCTGTGAACATCTGAACCTGTTGGAGAGAGATTACTTCGCCCTGAGCTTCAAAGACACAGACAACAACAAG AACTGGTTGGATCCAGCTAAGGAGATGAAGAAGCAGGTCAGAG GCGTTCCTTATAACTTCAGCTTTAATGTGAAGTTCTACCCTCCTGACCCCGCCCACCTGTCAGAGGACATCAGCCG gtaCTTCCTGTGTCTCCAGCTCAGACAGGACATAGTATCTGGACGTCTACCGTGTTCATTTGTTACTCAGACTATCCTCGGATCCTTCACCGTCCAATCAGAGCTCGGAGATTATGACCCAG aTGAATCCAGTGATGTCAGTGAACTCAGTTTTGCTCCAAATCAAACGAaagaaatggaagaaaaaatcaTTGAACTGCACAAAACTTACAG AGGAATGAGTCCTGCTGAGGCTGAGATGAACTTCCTGGAGAACGTAAAGAAACTCTCCATGTACGGAGTAGACCTTCATCATGCTAAG GACTCAGAGGGCGTGGCCATCATGCTGGGCGTGGTCAGCTCAGGTCTGCTGGTCTACAGAGATCGGTTGAGGATCAACAGGTTCTCCTGGTCCAAGATCTCAAAGATCTCCTACAAACGCAACAATTTCTACATCAAAGTCCGGCCTGAGCAG TTCGAGCACTTTGACTCCATCATTGGCTTTAAACTGGCCAATCACAGAGCAGCAAAGCGTCTGTGGAAAGTCTCTGTGGAACATCATTCATTCTTCAG GCTGGTGTCCCCTGAGGAACCGTCTCGGAGGTTCTTGTCTCTGGGGTCAAAGTTCAGGTTCAGCGGTCGGACTCAGGTCCAGAGTCGTAGAGCCAGTGCTCAGATCTGCCGCCCCCCCCCACATTTCCCACGATGCATCAGTAAGAGGAGCATCCTCAGCCGCAGCCTGGACGGAG CCTCGAGGAACACGCCCACCtcgtctctgattggctgctcagTGTTCCCCACAGCCAATGACGGCACTTACAAAG acTCAGGGCTTTATGCTGCGTCCAAAGCCATCGCTGTCAGTGACATCATCGCCACAGTCACACCTGGGATGAGGGGGGTGGAGCCAGTGGAAG CAGTGTCATGCGACTCCACAGTGGACGACGTTCCTCTGGTGGACGAAAAAACTACAGATGGACCCGAAACCAAG aTGGAGCTCACTGACACTGTGGTGGACGGAGAACTTACAGCTACTGAG TCGGATGAGGAATTAAAAACTCAG GAGGCGTCGGAGAGTCCAGAGGAGGATCTGAAGGCGTTGAGCTCCCTCAGAGTTCTTCGTCAGTCGTTCCTGGAGGAGAACCGAGGAGAAAATGAAGGACAGACAGAGTGGGACAGACGTTTCTGTCTAAGGACGATTGAAGATTCTCCAATGATTGAACCGTTGGATGTTCAGCAG CCAATCCGAGAGCGGAGCTGCACTTTGGGGCGCAGCTACGTTACTATGACAACGGGTAGTGAGCCTGAGCTGCGTGATGTCATCACAGGGCAACCTCTGATCACAATCTGTGAGGTACAAACGCCCACCTCACCGGAGGCCATGCCTACCATCTGTGATGTCATCAGCGACCTCATCTGGGGCGGAGCAAGGACTCTCGACCtctgtgtgatgtcatcattcAGGTCATTAAACAGTGCGTCCAGCAGTAGGACCTCTCCGTCCTCTCCCACAGTGGTACGCTGA
- the LOC114454329 gene encoding band 4.1-like protein 3 isoform X9: MTTEPGEPRPSEAESVLELKQDDGGRACCSLGEDSISHLSSTSRISRSPVRPMGFRTMQTRVALLDGSLFTCLMEKRSRGLVLFDKVCEHLNLLERDYFALSFKDTDNNKNWLDPAKEMKKQVRGVPYNFSFNVKFYPPDPAHLSEDISRYFLCLQLRQDIVSGRLPCSFVTQTILGSFTVQSELGDYDPDESSDVSELSFAPNQTKEMEEKIIELHKTYRGMSPAEAEMNFLENVKKLSMYGVDLHHAKDSEGVAIMLGVVSSGLLVYRDRLRINRFSWSKISKISYKRNNFYIKVRPEQFEHFDSIIGFKLANHRAAKRLWKVSVEHHSFFRLVSPEEPSRRFLSLGSKFRFSGRTQVQSRRASAQICRPPPHFPRCISKRSILSRSLDGASRNTPTSSLIGCSVFPTANDGTYKDSGLYAASKAIAVSDIIATVTPGMRGVEPVEAVSCDSTVDDVPLVDEKTTDGPETKMELTDTVVDGELTATESDEELKTQEASESPEEDLKALSSLRVLRQSFLEENRGENEGQTEWDRRFCLRTIEDSPMIEPLDVQQPSFDEMSPELSALLKSAQEQKSFREQKQWQISEVETVLLVTESCDLNEPIREQTQGRTSDLLLSAQTSISSCTKAVKPSETRMEKRIVITADNDQARLRPADTHSMFILFSDELTVKSRNKGA; this comes from the exons ATGACGACGGAGCCAGGTGAACCTCGCCCTTCGGAGGCGGAGTCTGTCCTGGAGTTGAAGCAG GACGACGGGGGCCGTGCTTGCTGCTCATTGGGCGAGGACTCTATCAGTCACCTGTCATCAACCAGTAGGATCAGCCGCTCACCAGTCAGACCTATGGGCTTTAGGACCATGCAGACCAGGGTGGCCCTGCTGGACGGGTCACTGTTCACCTGCTTAATGGAG aagagAAGTCGTGGTCTGGTTCTGTTTGATAAAGTCTGTGAACATCTGAACCTGTTGGAGAGAGATTACTTCGCCCTGAGCTTCAAAGACACAGACAACAACAAG AACTGGTTGGATCCAGCTAAGGAGATGAAGAAGCAGGTCAGAG GCGTTCCTTATAACTTCAGCTTTAATGTGAAGTTCTACCCTCCTGACCCCGCCCACCTGTCAGAGGACATCAGCCG gtaCTTCCTGTGTCTCCAGCTCAGACAGGACATAGTATCTGGACGTCTACCGTGTTCATTTGTTACTCAGACTATCCTCGGATCCTTCACCGTCCAATCAGAGCTCGGAGATTATGACCCAG aTGAATCCAGTGATGTCAGTGAACTCAGTTTTGCTCCAAATCAAACGAaagaaatggaagaaaaaatcaTTGAACTGCACAAAACTTACAG AGGAATGAGTCCTGCTGAGGCTGAGATGAACTTCCTGGAGAACGTAAAGAAACTCTCCATGTACGGAGTAGACCTTCATCATGCTAAG GACTCAGAGGGCGTGGCCATCATGCTGGGCGTGGTCAGCTCAGGTCTGCTGGTCTACAGAGATCGGTTGAGGATCAACAGGTTCTCCTGGTCCAAGATCTCAAAGATCTCCTACAAACGCAACAATTTCTACATCAAAGTCCGGCCTGAGCAG TTCGAGCACTTTGACTCCATCATTGGCTTTAAACTGGCCAATCACAGAGCAGCAAAGCGTCTGTGGAAAGTCTCTGTGGAACATCATTCATTCTTCAG GCTGGTGTCCCCTGAGGAACCGTCTCGGAGGTTCTTGTCTCTGGGGTCAAAGTTCAGGTTCAGCGGTCGGACTCAGGTCCAGAGTCGTAGAGCCAGTGCTCAGATCTGCCGCCCCCCCCCACATTTCCCACGATGCATCAGTAAGAGGAGCATCCTCAGCCGCAGCCTGGACGGAG CCTCGAGGAACACGCCCACCtcgtctctgattggctgctcagTGTTCCCCACAGCCAATGACGGCACTTACAAAG acTCAGGGCTTTATGCTGCGTCCAAAGCCATCGCTGTCAGTGACATCATCGCCACAGTCACACCTGGGATGAGGGGGGTGGAGCCAGTGGAAG CAGTGTCATGCGACTCCACAGTGGACGACGTTCCTCTGGTGGACGAAAAAACTACAGATGGACCCGAAACCAAG aTGGAGCTCACTGACACTGTGGTGGACGGAGAACTTACAGCTACTGAG TCGGATGAGGAATTAAAAACTCAG GAGGCGTCGGAGAGTCCAGAGGAGGATCTGAAGGCGTTGAGCTCCCTCAGAGTTCTTCGTCAGTCGTTCCTGGAGGAGAACCGAGGAGAAAATGAAGGACAGACAGAGTGGGACAGACGTTTCTGTCTAAGGACGATTGAAGATTCTCCAATGATTGAACCGTTGGATGTTCAGCAG cccTCCTTTGATGAAATGTCTCCTGAACTCAGTGCTCTGCTAAAATCAGCACAAGAACAAAAATCATTCAGAGAACAGAAGCAGTGGCAG ATATCGGAGGTAGAGACGGTCCTCCTGGTCACAGAGTCATGTGACCTGaacgagccaatcagagaacaGACCCAG GGTCGGACCTCAGACCTGCTGCTGAGCGCTCAGACTTCCATCAGCAGTTGCACTAAG GCTGTGAAACCATCAGAGACCAGGATGGAGAAGAGGATCGTCATCACTGCAGACAACGACCAGGCGA GACTGAGGCCTGCTGACACACACAGCATGTTTATATTATTTAGTGATGAGTTAACAGTTAAATCCAGGAACAAAGGCGCTTGA
- the LOC114454329 gene encoding band 4.1-like protein 3 isoform X8 codes for MTTEPGEPRPSEAESVLELKQDDGGRACCSLGEDSISHLSSTSRISRSPVRPMGFRTMQTRVALLDGSLFTCLMEKRSRGLVLFDKVCEHLNLLERDYFALSFKDTDNNKNWLDPAKEMKKQVRGVPYNFSFNVKFYPPDPAHLSEDISRYFLCLQLRQDIVSGRLPCSFVTQTILGSFTVQSELGDYDPDESSDVSELSFAPNQTKEMEEKIIELHKTYRGMSPAEAEMNFLENVKKLSMYGVDLHHAKDSEGVAIMLGVVSSGLLVYRDRLRINRFSWSKISKISYKRNNFYIKVRPEQFEHFDSIIGFKLANHRAAKRLWKVSVEHHSFFRLVSPEEPSRRFLSLGSKFRFSGRTQVQSRRASAQICRPPPHFPRCISKRSILSRSLDGDSGLYAASKAIAVSDIIATVTPGMRGVEPVEVDDVPLVDEKTTDGPETKMELTDTVVDGELTATESDEELKTQEASESPEEDLKALSSLRVLRQSFLEENRGENEGQTEWDRRFCLRTIEDSPMIEPLDVQQPSFDEMSPELSALLKSAQEQKSFREQKQWQISEVETVLLVTESCDLNEPIREQTQVGPPSNPLPSPLGGGMSHVDEVTQLWADANDANQAINVSDDVIDDISDHELSSASDDDASNTSEDAISVLAQIAVDDAVDAAVRLADSINANISASEDYHDDPTLPHHTSRLSANRRLPSNDIDEPQPEGRTSDLLLSAQTSISSCTKAVKPSETRMEKRIVITADNDQARLRPADTHSMFILFSDELTVKSRNKGA; via the exons ATGACGACGGAGCCAGGTGAACCTCGCCCTTCGGAGGCGGAGTCTGTCCTGGAGTTGAAGCAG GACGACGGGGGCCGTGCTTGCTGCTCATTGGGCGAGGACTCTATCAGTCACCTGTCATCAACCAGTAGGATCAGCCGCTCACCAGTCAGACCTATGGGCTTTAGGACCATGCAGACCAGGGTGGCCCTGCTGGACGGGTCACTGTTCACCTGCTTAATGGAG aagagAAGTCGTGGTCTGGTTCTGTTTGATAAAGTCTGTGAACATCTGAACCTGTTGGAGAGAGATTACTTCGCCCTGAGCTTCAAAGACACAGACAACAACAAG AACTGGTTGGATCCAGCTAAGGAGATGAAGAAGCAGGTCAGAG GCGTTCCTTATAACTTCAGCTTTAATGTGAAGTTCTACCCTCCTGACCCCGCCCACCTGTCAGAGGACATCAGCCG gtaCTTCCTGTGTCTCCAGCTCAGACAGGACATAGTATCTGGACGTCTACCGTGTTCATTTGTTACTCAGACTATCCTCGGATCCTTCACCGTCCAATCAGAGCTCGGAGATTATGACCCAG aTGAATCCAGTGATGTCAGTGAACTCAGTTTTGCTCCAAATCAAACGAaagaaatggaagaaaaaatcaTTGAACTGCACAAAACTTACAG AGGAATGAGTCCTGCTGAGGCTGAGATGAACTTCCTGGAGAACGTAAAGAAACTCTCCATGTACGGAGTAGACCTTCATCATGCTAAG GACTCAGAGGGCGTGGCCATCATGCTGGGCGTGGTCAGCTCAGGTCTGCTGGTCTACAGAGATCGGTTGAGGATCAACAGGTTCTCCTGGTCCAAGATCTCAAAGATCTCCTACAAACGCAACAATTTCTACATCAAAGTCCGGCCTGAGCAG TTCGAGCACTTTGACTCCATCATTGGCTTTAAACTGGCCAATCACAGAGCAGCAAAGCGTCTGTGGAAAGTCTCTGTGGAACATCATTCATTCTTCAG GCTGGTGTCCCCTGAGGAACCGTCTCGGAGGTTCTTGTCTCTGGGGTCAAAGTTCAGGTTCAGCGGTCGGACTCAGGTCCAGAGTCGTAGAGCCAGTGCTCAGATCTGCCGCCCCCCCCCACATTTCCCACGATGCATCAGTAAGAGGAGCATCCTCAGCCGCAGCCTGGACGGAG acTCAGGGCTTTATGCTGCGTCCAAAGCCATCGCTGTCAGTGACATCATCGCCACAGTCACACCTGGGATGAGGGGGGTGGAGCCAGTGGAAG TGGACGACGTTCCTCTGGTGGACGAAAAAACTACAGATGGACCCGAAACCAAG aTGGAGCTCACTGACACTGTGGTGGACGGAGAACTTACAGCTACTGAG TCGGATGAGGAATTAAAAACTCAG GAGGCGTCGGAGAGTCCAGAGGAGGATCTGAAGGCGTTGAGCTCCCTCAGAGTTCTTCGTCAGTCGTTCCTGGAGGAGAACCGAGGAGAAAATGAAGGACAGACAGAGTGGGACAGACGTTTCTGTCTAAGGACGATTGAAGATTCTCCAATGATTGAACCGTTGGATGTTCAGCAG cccTCCTTTGATGAAATGTCTCCTGAACTCAGTGCTCTGCTAAAATCAGCACAAGAACAAAAATCATTCAGAGAACAGAAGCAGTGGCAG ATATCGGAGGTAGAGACGGTCCTCCTGGTCACAGAGTCATGTGACCTGaacgagccaatcagagaacaGACCCAGGTTGGTCCACCCTCTAACCCCCTTCCCTCCCCACTGGGGGGGGGCATGTCTCATGTAGATGAGGTCACTCAGCtgtgggctgatgctaatgatgcTAACCAGGCTATAAATGTCAGTGATGATGTTATTGATGACATCAGCGACCATGAGCTCAGCTCAGCGAGTGACGACGATGCTAGCAACACTAGCGAAGATGCGATTAGCGTGTTAGCACAGATAGCAGTGGACGACGCTGTGGATGCTGCTGTTCGACTGGCTGATAGCATCAATGCTAATATCAGCGCGAGCGAAGATTACCATGACGACCCCACTTTGCCCCACCACACATCCAGACTCTCAGCCAATAGGAGGCTTCCGTCTAATGACATTGACGAACCTCAACCAGAG GGTCGGACCTCAGACCTGCTGCTGAGCGCTCAGACTTCCATCAGCAGTTGCACTAAG GCTGTGAAACCATCAGAGACCAGGATGGAGAAGAGGATCGTCATCACTGCAGACAACGACCAGGCGA GACTGAGGCCTGCTGACACACACAGCATGTTTATATTATTTAGTGATGAGTTAACAGTTAAATCCAGGAACAAAGGCGCTTGA
- the LOC114454329 gene encoding band 4.1-like protein 3 isoform X5 → MTTEPGEPRPSEAESVLELKQDDGGRACCSLGEDSISHLSSTSRISRSPVRPMGFRTMQTRVALLDGSLFTCLMEKRSRGLVLFDKVCEHLNLLERDYFALSFKDTDNNKNWLDPAKEMKKQVRGVPYNFSFNVKFYPPDPAHLSEDISRYFLCLQLRQDIVSGRLPCSFVTQTILGSFTVQSELGDYDPDESSDVSELSFAPNQTKEMEEKIIELHKTYRGMSPAEAEMNFLENVKKLSMYGVDLHHAKDSEGVAIMLGVVSSGLLVYRDRLRINRFSWSKISKISYKRNNFYIKVRPEQFEHFDSIIGFKLANHRAAKRLWKVSVEHHSFFRLVSPEEPSRRFLSLGSKFRFSGRTQVQSRRASAQICRPPPHFPRCISKRSILSRSLDGDSGLYAASKAIAVSDIIATVTPGMRGVEPVEAVSCDSTVDDVPLVDEKTTDGPETKMELTDTVVDGELTATESDEELKTQEASESPEEDLKALSSLRVLRQSFLEENRGENEGQTEWDRRFCLRTIEDSPMIEPLDVQQPSFDEMSPELSALLKSAQEQKSFREQKQWQISEVETVLLVTESCDLNEPIREQTQVGPPSNPLPSPLGGGMSHVDEVTQLWADANDANQAINVSDDVIDDISDHELSSASDDDASNTSEDAISVLAQIAVDDAVDAAVRLADSINANISASEDYHDDPTLPHHTSRLSANRRLPSNDIDEPQPEGRTSDLLLSAQTSISSCTKAVKPSETRMEKRIVITADNDQARLRPADTHSMFILFSDELTVKSRNKGA, encoded by the exons ATGACGACGGAGCCAGGTGAACCTCGCCCTTCGGAGGCGGAGTCTGTCCTGGAGTTGAAGCAG GACGACGGGGGCCGTGCTTGCTGCTCATTGGGCGAGGACTCTATCAGTCACCTGTCATCAACCAGTAGGATCAGCCGCTCACCAGTCAGACCTATGGGCTTTAGGACCATGCAGACCAGGGTGGCCCTGCTGGACGGGTCACTGTTCACCTGCTTAATGGAG aagagAAGTCGTGGTCTGGTTCTGTTTGATAAAGTCTGTGAACATCTGAACCTGTTGGAGAGAGATTACTTCGCCCTGAGCTTCAAAGACACAGACAACAACAAG AACTGGTTGGATCCAGCTAAGGAGATGAAGAAGCAGGTCAGAG GCGTTCCTTATAACTTCAGCTTTAATGTGAAGTTCTACCCTCCTGACCCCGCCCACCTGTCAGAGGACATCAGCCG gtaCTTCCTGTGTCTCCAGCTCAGACAGGACATAGTATCTGGACGTCTACCGTGTTCATTTGTTACTCAGACTATCCTCGGATCCTTCACCGTCCAATCAGAGCTCGGAGATTATGACCCAG aTGAATCCAGTGATGTCAGTGAACTCAGTTTTGCTCCAAATCAAACGAaagaaatggaagaaaaaatcaTTGAACTGCACAAAACTTACAG AGGAATGAGTCCTGCTGAGGCTGAGATGAACTTCCTGGAGAACGTAAAGAAACTCTCCATGTACGGAGTAGACCTTCATCATGCTAAG GACTCAGAGGGCGTGGCCATCATGCTGGGCGTGGTCAGCTCAGGTCTGCTGGTCTACAGAGATCGGTTGAGGATCAACAGGTTCTCCTGGTCCAAGATCTCAAAGATCTCCTACAAACGCAACAATTTCTACATCAAAGTCCGGCCTGAGCAG TTCGAGCACTTTGACTCCATCATTGGCTTTAAACTGGCCAATCACAGAGCAGCAAAGCGTCTGTGGAAAGTCTCTGTGGAACATCATTCATTCTTCAG GCTGGTGTCCCCTGAGGAACCGTCTCGGAGGTTCTTGTCTCTGGGGTCAAAGTTCAGGTTCAGCGGTCGGACTCAGGTCCAGAGTCGTAGAGCCAGTGCTCAGATCTGCCGCCCCCCCCCACATTTCCCACGATGCATCAGTAAGAGGAGCATCCTCAGCCGCAGCCTGGACGGAG acTCAGGGCTTTATGCTGCGTCCAAAGCCATCGCTGTCAGTGACATCATCGCCACAGTCACACCTGGGATGAGGGGGGTGGAGCCAGTGGAAG CAGTGTCATGCGACTCCACAGTGGACGACGTTCCTCTGGTGGACGAAAAAACTACAGATGGACCCGAAACCAAG aTGGAGCTCACTGACACTGTGGTGGACGGAGAACTTACAGCTACTGAG TCGGATGAGGAATTAAAAACTCAG GAGGCGTCGGAGAGTCCAGAGGAGGATCTGAAGGCGTTGAGCTCCCTCAGAGTTCTTCGTCAGTCGTTCCTGGAGGAGAACCGAGGAGAAAATGAAGGACAGACAGAGTGGGACAGACGTTTCTGTCTAAGGACGATTGAAGATTCTCCAATGATTGAACCGTTGGATGTTCAGCAG cccTCCTTTGATGAAATGTCTCCTGAACTCAGTGCTCTGCTAAAATCAGCACAAGAACAAAAATCATTCAGAGAACAGAAGCAGTGGCAG ATATCGGAGGTAGAGACGGTCCTCCTGGTCACAGAGTCATGTGACCTGaacgagccaatcagagaacaGACCCAGGTTGGTCCACCCTCTAACCCCCTTCCCTCCCCACTGGGGGGGGGCATGTCTCATGTAGATGAGGTCACTCAGCtgtgggctgatgctaatgatgcTAACCAGGCTATAAATGTCAGTGATGATGTTATTGATGACATCAGCGACCATGAGCTCAGCTCAGCGAGTGACGACGATGCTAGCAACACTAGCGAAGATGCGATTAGCGTGTTAGCACAGATAGCAGTGGACGACGCTGTGGATGCTGCTGTTCGACTGGCTGATAGCATCAATGCTAATATCAGCGCGAGCGAAGATTACCATGACGACCCCACTTTGCCCCACCACACATCCAGACTCTCAGCCAATAGGAGGCTTCCGTCTAATGACATTGACGAACCTCAACCAGAG GGTCGGACCTCAGACCTGCTGCTGAGCGCTCAGACTTCCATCAGCAGTTGCACTAAG GCTGTGAAACCATCAGAGACCAGGATGGAGAAGAGGATCGTCATCACTGCAGACAACGACCAGGCGA GACTGAGGCCTGCTGACACACACAGCATGTTTATATTATTTAGTGATGAGTTAACAGTTAAATCCAGGAACAAAGGCGCTTGA